The Gemmatimonas sp. UBA7669 genome contains the following window.
CGATTGAAGATTGCACAGAAGTGCCGACCGAAATTGCACACTCGGGACGCCTCCTGAGCGTCTGACGGAAGACGCTCCCCTGTCGGATCTTGGCCTTCTGCCCTTGAGGGAGGAGGCCGGTGTACAGTCGGGATACCCTAGTGTTACTCAAGCACTTACTGGAGTCCGGGCAGCCGAAAGCGGCCATTGCTCGGGAGTTGGGAATCAGTCGCCGCCTCGTGTATCACCTCATCGAGACCGGCCAGTTGGAGCGCGATGTGTCGGCCGAGTCGCCGCGGACGCGCGTGGCACTTCCGGCCAAGCTGGAGCCGTTCAAGCCGCTGATCCAAGAGCGGCTGACCGCGTTTCCGGCGCTGTCATCGGTGCGACTGCTCGCGGAGTGTCGCGCGGCCGGCTACACCGGGGGCTACTCGCAATTGACCGAGCATGTGCGGCGCGTGCGACCGCGGCCTGCACCAGAGCCAGTGGTGCGCTTCGAGACGCCCGCCGGCCTGCAAGCGCAGTTCGACTTCGCCGAGTTTCGCTTTCCGTGGGGCAAGCGCTACGCGGTCCTGACGGTGCTCGGCTACTCGCGCTTCTTGCACGTCGACTGGGTGCCGCGGCAGACGGCACTCACGGTGATGCAGTCCCTCGAGCGCGCCTTTGCGGCCTTTGGCGGCGTGCCGCAGGAGCTGCTCTTCGACCAGATGAAATCCGTGATCGTCG
Protein-coding sequences here:
- the istA gene encoding IS21 family transposase, with amino-acid sequence MYSRDTLVLLKHLLESGQPKAAIARELGISRRLVYHLIETGQLERDVSAESPRTRVALPAKLEPFKPLIQERLTAFPALSSVRLLAECRAAGYTGGYSQLTEHVRRVRPRPAPEPVVRFETPAGLQAQFDFAEFRFPWGKRYAVLTVLGYSRFLHVDWVPRQTALTVMQSLERAFAAFGGVPQELLFDQMKSVIVEDHRGTGGRLLENAEFARFAAHWAFRIRACRPYRAKTKGKVERPVHYLRDNFVYGRNFLGDGDLAAQTALWLDTVANVRVHGTTRELPVVRLERDERTALQPLAARPYRSLVLEPTPVTRSTTVVASPVAVERRRLTAYAELVAEAV